A region from the Vicia villosa cultivar HV-30 ecotype Madison, WI linkage group LG3, Vvil1.0, whole genome shotgun sequence genome encodes:
- the LOC131662304 gene encoding ABC transporter C family member 3-like isoform X4, with protein sequence MTKDILEESLLKGEASVSNNSFDSKKAEENEILTSYSRAGFFSILTFSWMTPLITLGSKKTLNHQDLPLLSTNDTAYGSFSTFRKKLELECGNVRTVTTIKLAKVLFLSTWKWILISGIFAFLYVCASYVGPYLIDNLVQYLNDENKVKNEGYVLATTFVVAKVVEYLSQRHMLFKFRQVGVRMQSMLLSMIYAKGLTLSCQSKERHSSGEIINIMTVDAQRIGEFCWYMHDPWIAVLQISLALFILHKNVGVASVAAFAATVIVMLLNLPMTSLQERFQAKLMEFKDKRMKATSEVLMNMRILKLQAWEMKFLSKIIQLRKLEEMWLKKFLVVTAIVKFLFFSAPTFVAVVTFGACFLLGIPLETGKILSALATFRILQIPIYNIPDTISVIAQTKVSLDRVVVFLRLDDLQNDVVEKVPRGTSDIAIEIVDGNFSWDLSSVNATLKNINLRVFHSMRVAVCGTVGSGKSSLLSCIIGEMPKISGNLKVCGTKAYVSQSPWIQSGKIEENILFGREMDREKYEKVLEACSLKKDLEVLPFGDQTIIGEKGINLSGGQKQRVQIARALYQDADIYLLDDPFSAVDAHTGSHLFKECLLGLLKTKTVIYITHQVEFLPDADLILVMKEGRITQSGKYNDILTSGTDFMELVGAHRAALSSVKSLQRRPTFKTSRITGEDTGSLSDFELEQEIEKVDDPNDKLDETIVPKGQLVQEEESEKGSVGFKLFWKYLTTAYGGALVPFLFLSQILTVVLQIASNYWMALATPVSATAEPGVESFTVMVVYVSLAIGISFSTLVRAFLAAIAGYKTATMLFNQMHLSFFRAPMSFFDSTPSGRILNRASADQSTVDMDISDLVWGFTYNLIQLLGSIAVMSQAAWQVFVVLIPVVAACIWYQRYYSASARELARLTGICQAPVIQHFSETISGSTTIRCFEQESRFNEMNMQLIDKYSQPKLYSSSAIEWLNFRLGIKQQFCFCEGIAGLAVTYGISLNAVQFKLIWFLCNLENKIVSVERILQYTSIPSESPLVIKDNQPDHSWPSLGEVHVQDLQVQYAPHLPLVLCGLTCTFTAGAKTGIVGRTGSGKTTLVQALFRLVEPVAGQILIDNINISLIGVHDLRSRLSIIPQDPTMFEGTVRSNLDPLEEYTDEQIWEALDMCQLGDEVRKKESKLDFTVTENGENWSMGQRQLVCLGRVLLKKSKILVLDEATASVDTAMDNIIQQTVKQHFSDCSVITIAHRITSILDSDMVLFLGEGLIEEYDSPKKLLKDKSSSLAQLVAEYTRRSNTGFGR encoded by the exons ATGACTAAAGATATTCTTGAAGAGTCCCTTTTGAAGGGTGAAGCTAGTGTAAGCAACAACAGTTTTGATTCCAAAAAGGCAGaagaaaatgaaattttaacCAGTTATTCAAGAGCTGGATTTTTCAGCATTCTCACTTTCTCATGGATGACTCCACTTATAACATTAGGGAGTAAAAAGACCTTAAACCATCAAGACCTTCCACTTCTTTCTACCAATGACACTGCCTATGGATCTTTTTCAACTTTCAGAAAAAAGCTTGAGTTGGAGTGTGGTAATGTTAGGACTGTGACAACTATTAAGCTCGCCAAGGTGCTGTTTTTATCGACATGGAAATGGATTCTTATATCTGGCATATTTGCATTCTTGTACGTGTGTGCTTCTTATGTTGGACCTTACCTTATTGACAACCTTGTTCAATATCTCAATGATGAAAACAAGGTTAAAAATGAAGGCTATGTTTTGGCTACAACATTTGTTGTGGCGAAAGTTGTTGAGTATCTTTCGCAAAGGCACATGCTGTTTAAGTTCCGACAGGTTGGTGTTAGGATGCAATCAATGTTGTTGTCAATGATCTATGCTAAAGGTTTGACACTTTCGTGTCAATCAAAAGAGAGACATAGCAGTGGCGAAATCATCAACATAATGACTGTTGATGCTCAAAGGATAGGTGAATTTTGTTGGTATATGCATGATCCATGGATCGCTGTTCTACAAATTTCTTTGGCTTTGTTTATTCTTCATAAAAATGTCGGGGTTGCTTCAGTAGCTGCTTTTGCGGCAACTGTTATTGTGATGTTGCTAAACCTTCCTATGACTTCACTGCAAGAGAGGTTCCAAGCTAAGTTAATGGAGTTCAAGGATAAAAGAATGAAGGCGACGTCTGAGGTTCTAATGAACATGAGGATTCTTAAACTGCAAGCATGGGAGATGAAGTTCTTATCAAAGATTATTCAGCTCAGGAAGTTAGAGGAGATGTGGCTAAAGAAATTTCTGGTTGTTACCGCAATTGTtaaatttcttttctttagcgCCCCGACATTTGTTGCTGTTGTTACTTTCGGTGCTTGTTTTCTTCTAGGCATTCCACTTGAAACAGGAAAGATCTTATCTGCTCTTGCAAcattcagaattcttcaaattCCTATCTATAATATTCCTGACACAATTTCAGTGATTGCACAAACCAAGGTTTCCCTCGATAGGGTTGTCGTTTTTCTTCGTCTAGATGATTTGCAGAACGATGTGGTGGAGAAGGTTCCGCGAGGTACTTCTGATATAGCAATTGAAATAGTTGATGGAAATTTCTCTTGGGATTTATCTTCTGTCAATGCAACGTTGAAAAACATAAATCTTAGAGTTTTTCATAGTATGAGGGTTGCTGTTTGTGGTACTGTTGGATCAGGCAAGTCGAGTTTACTTTCTTGTATAATAGGTGAAATGCCAAAGATATCTGGTAACTTGAAGGTGTGTGGAACAAAAGCTTATGTTTCTCAATCACCATGGATACAGAGTGGAAAGATAGAAGAGAACATACTGTTTGGGAGAGAGATGGATAGGGAAAAGTATGAGAAAGTGCTAGAAGCATGTTCCTTGAAGAAAGACCTAGAGGTTCTACCATTTGGGGATCAGACCATTATTGGAGAAAAAGGAATCAATTTGAGTGGTGGACAGAAGCAAAGAGTACAGATAGCACGTGCTCTTTATCAAGATGCCGATATATATCTACTCGATGATCCCTTTAGTGCTGTTGATGCTCACACAGGATCCCATCTTTTTAAG GAGTGTTTGCTTGGCCTTTTGAAAACAAAAACTGTGATATACATAACACATCAAGTAGAGTTCTTACCGGATGCTGATTTGATACTG GTCATGAAAGAAGGAAGGATAACTCAATCGGGAAAGTACAATGATATTCTTACGTCAGGGACCGATTTTATGGAACTTGTAGGCGCACATAGAGCAGCGTTGTCTTCAGTTAAATCCTTACAGAGAAGGCCTACATTTAAAACATCGCGTATAACCGGAGAAGATACAGGTTCATTAAGTGATTTTGAACTTGAGCAAGAAATCGAAAAAGTAGATGATCCAAACGACAAGTTAGATGAAACAATTGTGCCGAAAGGCCAACTTGTTCAAGAAGAAGAAAGTGAAAAGGGTAGTGTTGGGTTTAAATTGTTTTGGAAATACCTAACAACAGCTTATGGAGGGGCTCTTGtacctttcctatttctttcacAGATACTCACTGTGGTTTTACAAATTGCAAGCAATTATTGGATGGCTTTGGCAACTCCTGTTTCAGCAACTGCAGAACCTGGTGTTGAAAGCTTTACTGTGATGGTTGTCTATGTTTCTTTGGCAATTGGAATTTCCTTTTCCACCCTTGTCAGAGCTTTTCTTGCTGCGATAGCTGGATACAAGACCGCCACCATGCTCTTCAATCAAATGCATTTGAGCTTCTTTCGAGCGCCAATGTCATTTTTCGATTCCACCCCAAGTGGAAGAATTCTTAATAGA GCTTCAGCAGACCAAAGTACAGTAGATATGGATATTTCAGATCTAGTGTGGGGATTTACCTACAATCTGATTCAGCTATTGGGAAGTATTGCTGTGATGTCACAAGCTGCTTGGCAGGTGTTCGTAGTATTGATTCCTGTCGTGGCAGCTTGCATATGGTACCAG CGATACTACTCAGCCTCAGCACGGGAATTGGCACGATTAACTGGTATATGCCAAGCGCCAGTAATACAACATTTTTCGGAAACGATATCCGGATCAACAACCATAAGATGTTTTGAGCAAGAATCAAGATTTAATGAAATGAATATGCAATTGATAGACAAATATTCCCAACCTAAATTATACAGTTCTAGTGCAATTGAATGGTTGAATTTCAGATTGG GCATAAAACAGCAATTTTGTTTTTGTGAAGGCATTGCGGGATTGGCTGTGACATATGGGATTAGTCTTAATGCTGTACAATTCAAATTAATTTGGTTTCTTTGCAATTTGGAGAACAAAATTGTATCTGTAGAAAGAATACTTCAGTACACCTCCATCCCAAGTGAATCACCTCTTGTAATAAAAGACAATCAACCAGATCATTCTTGGCCATCACTCGGAGAAGTCCACGTCCAGGATTTACAG GTTCAATATGCCCCTCACTTGCCTCTTGTTTTATGCGGACTTACATGCACTTTTACTGCTGGAGCAAAAACTGGCATTGTGGGAAGAACAGGAAGTGGAAAAACAACCTTAGTGCAAGCCCTTTTTAGACTTGTTGAGCCTGTTGCAGGACAAATATTGATAGATAACATCAACATCTCATTGATTGGAGTCCATGATTTACGGTCCAGACTAAGCATAATTCCTCAGGATCCAACAATGTTTGAAGGGACTGTAAGAAGTAACCTCGACCCGCTGGAAGAGTACACAGATGAACAAATTTGGGAG GCTCTTGATATGTGCCAACTTGGAGATgaagtgagaaagaaagaaagcaaGCTTGACTTCACAG TAACTGAGAATGGAGAAAACTGGAGCATGGGTCAAAGGCAATTAGTCTGCCTCGGCCGTGTTCTCCTTAAGAAAAGCAAGATCTTAGTGCTCGATGAAGCTACTGCATCAGTCGATACGGCTATGGATAATATAATTCAACAGACAGTTAAGCAACATTTCTCTGATTGCTCCGTCATTACCATTGCTCATAGAATAACTTCAATCCTCGACAGCGACATGGTTTTGTTTCTCGGTGAAG GGCTTATTGAGGAATATGATTCACCAAAGAAGTTGCTTAAGGACAAATCTTCATCTCTTGCTCAACTAGTTGCAGAATACACAAGGAGGTCAAACACTGGTTTTGGAAGATGA
- the LOC131662304 gene encoding ABC transporter C family member 3-like isoform X3: MTKDILEESLLKGEASVSNNSFDSKKAEENEILTSYSRAGFFSILTFSWMTPLITLGSKKTLNHQDLPLLSTNDTAYGSFSTFRKKLELECGNVRTVTTIKLAKVLFLSTWKWILISGIFAFLYVCASYVGPYLIDNLVQYLNDENKVKNEGYVLATTFVVAKVVEYLSQRHMLFKFRQVGVRMQSMLLSMIYAKGLTLSCQSKERHSSGEIINIMTVDAQRIGEFCWYMHDPWIAVLQISLALFILHKNVGVASVAAFAATVIVMLLNLPMTSLQERFQAKLMEFKDKRMKATSEVLMNMRILKLQAWEMKFLSKIIQLRKLEEMWLKKFLVVTAIVKFLFFSAPTFVAVVTFGACFLLGIPLETGKILSALATFRILQIPIYNIPDTISVIAQTKVSLDRVVVFLRLDDLQNDVVEKVPRGTSDIAIEIVDGNFSWDLSSVNATLKNINLRVFHSMRVAVCGTVGSGKSSLLSCIIGEMPKISGNLKVCGTKAYVSQSPWIQSGKIEENILFGREMDREKYEKVLEACSLKKDLEVLPFGDQTIIGEKGINLSGGQKQRVQIARALYQDADIYLLDDPFSAVDAHTGSHLFKECLLGLLKTKTVIYITHQVEFLPDADLILVMKEGRITQSGKYNDILTSGTDFMELVGAHRAALSSVKSLQRRPTFKTSRITGEDTGSLSDFELEQEIEKVDDPNDKLDETIVPKGQLVQEEESEKGSVGFKLFWKYLTTAYGGALVPFLFLSQILTVVLQIASNYWMALATPVSATAEPGVESFTVMVVYVSLAIGISFSTLVRAFLAAIAGYKTATMLFNQMHLSFFRAPMSFFDSTPSGRILNRASADQSTVDMDISDLVWGFTYNLIQLLGSIAVMSQAAWQVFVVLIPVVAACIWYQRYYSASARELARLTGICQAPVIQHFSETISGSTTIRCFEQESRFNEMNMQLIDKYSQPKLYSSSAIEWLNFRLGILSSTIFAFCLVFLVSFPNSIADPSIAGLAVTYGISLNAVQFKLIWFLCNLENKIVSVERILQYTSIPSESPLVIKDNQPDHSWPSLGEVHVQDLQVQYAPHLPLVLCGLTCTFTAGAKTGIVGRTGSGKTTLVQALFRLVEPVAGQILIDNINISLIGVHDLRSRLSIIPQDPTMFEGTVRSNLDPLEEYTDEQIWEALDMCQLGDEVRKKESKLDFTVTENGENWSMGQRQLVCLGRVLLKKSKILVLDEATASVDTAMDNIIQQTVKQHFSDCSVITIAHRITSILDSDMVLFLGEGLIEEYDSPKKLLKDKSSSLAQLVAEYTRRSNTGFGR, translated from the exons ATGACTAAAGATATTCTTGAAGAGTCCCTTTTGAAGGGTGAAGCTAGTGTAAGCAACAACAGTTTTGATTCCAAAAAGGCAGaagaaaatgaaattttaacCAGTTATTCAAGAGCTGGATTTTTCAGCATTCTCACTTTCTCATGGATGACTCCACTTATAACATTAGGGAGTAAAAAGACCTTAAACCATCAAGACCTTCCACTTCTTTCTACCAATGACACTGCCTATGGATCTTTTTCAACTTTCAGAAAAAAGCTTGAGTTGGAGTGTGGTAATGTTAGGACTGTGACAACTATTAAGCTCGCCAAGGTGCTGTTTTTATCGACATGGAAATGGATTCTTATATCTGGCATATTTGCATTCTTGTACGTGTGTGCTTCTTATGTTGGACCTTACCTTATTGACAACCTTGTTCAATATCTCAATGATGAAAACAAGGTTAAAAATGAAGGCTATGTTTTGGCTACAACATTTGTTGTGGCGAAAGTTGTTGAGTATCTTTCGCAAAGGCACATGCTGTTTAAGTTCCGACAGGTTGGTGTTAGGATGCAATCAATGTTGTTGTCAATGATCTATGCTAAAGGTTTGACACTTTCGTGTCAATCAAAAGAGAGACATAGCAGTGGCGAAATCATCAACATAATGACTGTTGATGCTCAAAGGATAGGTGAATTTTGTTGGTATATGCATGATCCATGGATCGCTGTTCTACAAATTTCTTTGGCTTTGTTTATTCTTCATAAAAATGTCGGGGTTGCTTCAGTAGCTGCTTTTGCGGCAACTGTTATTGTGATGTTGCTAAACCTTCCTATGACTTCACTGCAAGAGAGGTTCCAAGCTAAGTTAATGGAGTTCAAGGATAAAAGAATGAAGGCGACGTCTGAGGTTCTAATGAACATGAGGATTCTTAAACTGCAAGCATGGGAGATGAAGTTCTTATCAAAGATTATTCAGCTCAGGAAGTTAGAGGAGATGTGGCTAAAGAAATTTCTGGTTGTTACCGCAATTGTtaaatttcttttctttagcgCCCCGACATTTGTTGCTGTTGTTACTTTCGGTGCTTGTTTTCTTCTAGGCATTCCACTTGAAACAGGAAAGATCTTATCTGCTCTTGCAAcattcagaattcttcaaattCCTATCTATAATATTCCTGACACAATTTCAGTGATTGCACAAACCAAGGTTTCCCTCGATAGGGTTGTCGTTTTTCTTCGTCTAGATGATTTGCAGAACGATGTGGTGGAGAAGGTTCCGCGAGGTACTTCTGATATAGCAATTGAAATAGTTGATGGAAATTTCTCTTGGGATTTATCTTCTGTCAATGCAACGTTGAAAAACATAAATCTTAGAGTTTTTCATAGTATGAGGGTTGCTGTTTGTGGTACTGTTGGATCAGGCAAGTCGAGTTTACTTTCTTGTATAATAGGTGAAATGCCAAAGATATCTGGTAACTTGAAGGTGTGTGGAACAAAAGCTTATGTTTCTCAATCACCATGGATACAGAGTGGAAAGATAGAAGAGAACATACTGTTTGGGAGAGAGATGGATAGGGAAAAGTATGAGAAAGTGCTAGAAGCATGTTCCTTGAAGAAAGACCTAGAGGTTCTACCATTTGGGGATCAGACCATTATTGGAGAAAAAGGAATCAATTTGAGTGGTGGACAGAAGCAAAGAGTACAGATAGCACGTGCTCTTTATCAAGATGCCGATATATATCTACTCGATGATCCCTTTAGTGCTGTTGATGCTCACACAGGATCCCATCTTTTTAAG GAGTGTTTGCTTGGCCTTTTGAAAACAAAAACTGTGATATACATAACACATCAAGTAGAGTTCTTACCGGATGCTGATTTGATACTG GTCATGAAAGAAGGAAGGATAACTCAATCGGGAAAGTACAATGATATTCTTACGTCAGGGACCGATTTTATGGAACTTGTAGGCGCACATAGAGCAGCGTTGTCTTCAGTTAAATCCTTACAGAGAAGGCCTACATTTAAAACATCGCGTATAACCGGAGAAGATACAGGTTCATTAAGTGATTTTGAACTTGAGCAAGAAATCGAAAAAGTAGATGATCCAAACGACAAGTTAGATGAAACAATTGTGCCGAAAGGCCAACTTGTTCAAGAAGAAGAAAGTGAAAAGGGTAGTGTTGGGTTTAAATTGTTTTGGAAATACCTAACAACAGCTTATGGAGGGGCTCTTGtacctttcctatttctttcacAGATACTCACTGTGGTTTTACAAATTGCAAGCAATTATTGGATGGCTTTGGCAACTCCTGTTTCAGCAACTGCAGAACCTGGTGTTGAAAGCTTTACTGTGATGGTTGTCTATGTTTCTTTGGCAATTGGAATTTCCTTTTCCACCCTTGTCAGAGCTTTTCTTGCTGCGATAGCTGGATACAAGACCGCCACCATGCTCTTCAATCAAATGCATTTGAGCTTCTTTCGAGCGCCAATGTCATTTTTCGATTCCACCCCAAGTGGAAGAATTCTTAATAGA GCTTCAGCAGACCAAAGTACAGTAGATATGGATATTTCAGATCTAGTGTGGGGATTTACCTACAATCTGATTCAGCTATTGGGAAGTATTGCTGTGATGTCACAAGCTGCTTGGCAGGTGTTCGTAGTATTGATTCCTGTCGTGGCAGCTTGCATATGGTACCAG CGATACTACTCAGCCTCAGCACGGGAATTGGCACGATTAACTGGTATATGCCAAGCGCCAGTAATACAACATTTTTCGGAAACGATATCCGGATCAACAACCATAAGATGTTTTGAGCAAGAATCAAGATTTAATGAAATGAATATGCAATTGATAGACAAATATTCCCAACCTAAATTATACAGTTCTAGTGCAATTGAATGGTTGAATTTCAGATTGGGTATTTTATCCTCTACCATATTTGCTTTCTGCTTGGTTTTCTTGGTGTCTTTTCCAAATTCAATAGCTGATCCTA GCATTGCGGGATTGGCTGTGACATATGGGATTAGTCTTAATGCTGTACAATTCAAATTAATTTGGTTTCTTTGCAATTTGGAGAACAAAATTGTATCTGTAGAAAGAATACTTCAGTACACCTCCATCCCAAGTGAATCACCTCTTGTAATAAAAGACAATCAACCAGATCATTCTTGGCCATCACTCGGAGAAGTCCACGTCCAGGATTTACAG GTTCAATATGCCCCTCACTTGCCTCTTGTTTTATGCGGACTTACATGCACTTTTACTGCTGGAGCAAAAACTGGCATTGTGGGAAGAACAGGAAGTGGAAAAACAACCTTAGTGCAAGCCCTTTTTAGACTTGTTGAGCCTGTTGCAGGACAAATATTGATAGATAACATCAACATCTCATTGATTGGAGTCCATGATTTACGGTCCAGACTAAGCATAATTCCTCAGGATCCAACAATGTTTGAAGGGACTGTAAGAAGTAACCTCGACCCGCTGGAAGAGTACACAGATGAACAAATTTGGGAG GCTCTTGATATGTGCCAACTTGGAGATgaagtgagaaagaaagaaagcaaGCTTGACTTCACAG TAACTGAGAATGGAGAAAACTGGAGCATGGGTCAAAGGCAATTAGTCTGCCTCGGCCGTGTTCTCCTTAAGAAAAGCAAGATCTTAGTGCTCGATGAAGCTACTGCATCAGTCGATACGGCTATGGATAATATAATTCAACAGACAGTTAAGCAACATTTCTCTGATTGCTCCGTCATTACCATTGCTCATAGAATAACTTCAATCCTCGACAGCGACATGGTTTTGTTTCTCGGTGAAG GGCTTATTGAGGAATATGATTCACCAAAGAAGTTGCTTAAGGACAAATCTTCATCTCTTGCTCAACTAGTTGCAGAATACACAAGGAGGTCAAACACTGGTTTTGGAAGATGA